A window of Periplaneta americana isolate PAMFEO1 chromosome 7, P.americana_PAMFEO1_priV1, whole genome shotgun sequence contains these coding sequences:
- the LOC138703806 gene encoding chymotrypsinogen 2-like isoform X2 produces MRLPTMFVAIAVTCWLHLVAAAPGPDLPETNEADHGHSTSGCDCMEYWTCVMSGGNPYSYCGLSESNVCCFVPQGAKPVGLFPPATGHRPNKGRCGKKGIDSGRDGIAEPSEWPWHAAVLEKPDDLYVCGASLLDESWVLTAAHCVDDYVSTRGEALKVRLGEHDVTSTTETLRHEEYDVAGVVLYPGFDNTTLAHDIALIRLRHPAKQRPNIDVVCLPKQGSKFPDTTDSQSHTRCVITGWGRRSETSEHSVVLKEVTVPLWQNKDCERALRQQFGSSYSLPETSICAGAEGRDACDGDGGGPLVCEQEGQWYQIGVVSFGIGCGRRNTPGVYTRVSLYEQWITDTVLRHKNRQ; encoded by the exons ATGCGGTTACCAACCATGTTCGTGGCCATCGCAGTGACCTGCTGGCTACATCTCGTTGCTGCAGCTCCTGGACCCGACCTGCCTGAAACCAATGAAGCAGACCACGGGCACTCCACTAGCGGGTGTGACTGCATGGAGTACTGGACTTGTGTCATGAG CGGTGGGAATCCGTATAGCTACTGTGGACTCTCGGAATCCAATGTTTGCTGCTTTGTACCGCAAGGAGCTAAACCAGTAGGACTCTTCCCTCCGGCTACTGGGCATAGACCTAATAAAGGAAGGTGTGGAAAGAAGGGAATTGATTCTGGAAGGGATGGAATCGCAGAACCTTCGGAATGGCCCTGGCAT GCTGCGGTACTGGAGAAACCAGATGACCTGTATGTGTGTGGTGCCTCCTTATTGGACGAAAGCTGGGTTCTTACTGCAGCGCATTGCGTAGATGATTA TGTATCGACCAGAGGAGAAGCACTTAAGGTCAGGCTGGGAGAACACGACGTGACGTCGACGACGGAGACATTGCGCCACGAGGAGTACGATGTGGCTGGTGTTGTGCTCTATCCAGGGTTCGACAACACGACACTTGCCCACGATATCGCCCTGATTCGTTTGCGGCATCCGGCGAAGCAGCGTCCCAACATAGATGTCGTGTGCTTGCCTAAACAAGGCTCCAAGTTTCCTGACACGACTGACAGCCAGTCTCACACACGATGCGTCATCACTGGCTGGGGCAGGCGTTCTGAAA CGTCTGAACATTCTGTCGTGTTGAAGGAGGTGACAGTTCCTTTGTGGCAAAACAAGGATTGCGAGAGAGCGTTACGACAACAATTCGGCAGTAGCTATTCCCTGCCAGAGACCTCCATCTGCGCAGGAGCTGAAGGAAGAGATGCATGCGAT GGTGATGGCGGAGGACCTCTAGTGTGTGAACAAGAAGGCCAGTGGTATCAGATTGGAGTGGTCAGCTTTGGTATCGGTTGCGGTCGTCGCAATACCCCAGGAGTGTACACAAGGGTGTCTTTGTATGAACAGTGGATCACAGATACCGTTCTTCGCCACAAgaacaggcagtga
- the LOC138703806 gene encoding chymotrypsinogen 2-like isoform X1, producing the protein MIGPSPTCMSSFRMRLPTMFVAIAVTCWLHLVAAAPGPDLPETNEADHGHSTSGCDCMEYWTCVMSGGNPYSYCGLSESNVCCFVPQGAKPVGLFPPATGHRPNKGRCGKKGIDSGRDGIAEPSEWPWHAAVLEKPDDLYVCGASLLDESWVLTAAHCVDDYVSTRGEALKVRLGEHDVTSTTETLRHEEYDVAGVVLYPGFDNTTLAHDIALIRLRHPAKQRPNIDVVCLPKQGSKFPDTTDSQSHTRCVITGWGRRSETSEHSVVLKEVTVPLWQNKDCERALRQQFGSSYSLPETSICAGAEGRDACDGDGGGPLVCEQEGQWYQIGVVSFGIGCGRRNTPGVYTRVSLYEQWITDTVLRHKNRQ; encoded by the exons GATGCGGTTACCAACCATGTTCGTGGCCATCGCAGTGACCTGCTGGCTACATCTCGTTGCTGCAGCTCCTGGACCCGACCTGCCTGAAACCAATGAAGCAGACCACGGGCACTCCACTAGCGGGTGTGACTGCATGGAGTACTGGACTTGTGTCATGAG CGGTGGGAATCCGTATAGCTACTGTGGACTCTCGGAATCCAATGTTTGCTGCTTTGTACCGCAAGGAGCTAAACCAGTAGGACTCTTCCCTCCGGCTACTGGGCATAGACCTAATAAAGGAAGGTGTGGAAAGAAGGGAATTGATTCTGGAAGGGATGGAATCGCAGAACCTTCGGAATGGCCCTGGCAT GCTGCGGTACTGGAGAAACCAGATGACCTGTATGTGTGTGGTGCCTCCTTATTGGACGAAAGCTGGGTTCTTACTGCAGCGCATTGCGTAGATGATTA TGTATCGACCAGAGGAGAAGCACTTAAGGTCAGGCTGGGAGAACACGACGTGACGTCGACGACGGAGACATTGCGCCACGAGGAGTACGATGTGGCTGGTGTTGTGCTCTATCCAGGGTTCGACAACACGACACTTGCCCACGATATCGCCCTGATTCGTTTGCGGCATCCGGCGAAGCAGCGTCCCAACATAGATGTCGTGTGCTTGCCTAAACAAGGCTCCAAGTTTCCTGACACGACTGACAGCCAGTCTCACACACGATGCGTCATCACTGGCTGGGGCAGGCGTTCTGAAA CGTCTGAACATTCTGTCGTGTTGAAGGAGGTGACAGTTCCTTTGTGGCAAAACAAGGATTGCGAGAGAGCGTTACGACAACAATTCGGCAGTAGCTATTCCCTGCCAGAGACCTCCATCTGCGCAGGAGCTGAAGGAAGAGATGCATGCGAT GGTGATGGCGGAGGACCTCTAGTGTGTGAACAAGAAGGCCAGTGGTATCAGATTGGAGTGGTCAGCTTTGGTATCGGTTGCGGTCGTCGCAATACCCCAGGAGTGTACACAAGGGTGTCTTTGTATGAACAGTGGATCACAGATACCGTTCTTCGCCACAAgaacaggcagtga